In Eremothecium gossypii ATCC 10895 chromosome IV, complete sequence, the genomic stretch AAAGACTTCGAGGACCCATCGGAGAGTGCCGAGCGGATATCTGCTGGGCCTATTCTGCACGTGATACACTCGTACAAGGATGAACTGCTCACTTTGAAGCAAACACAGTACTTAACGGCGGTCCTCACAGCGCATCAAATACCTTACAAACTGTACGTGGATGATCTTGGACTCCACGAAGATGTATATAGAAACGAAAAGGTTGCAGCGTATATTGTTGCGCAGCTTCCTTAATATACAGGGTTTAGATTAATGTGTACATATATTTATGTCTAAACCCAGATACCTTTCCCAGACGCCTCGATCTCAGCAGTCAGCTTAGTTACCTGCTCGTCCCATTCGACTAGCCTTCCCTTCATTTTGTTTACCTGCTCCTCGTTGATAATTCTAGGTTGAACCCAAGTGATGGTGACCAGCTCCTCCACCTGATCTATGGAACCCTTCAATAGGCCCAAGCTAATGCTCTTCATGACCAGATGTTCTACGTTATCCTTTGGTAGATGCGTCGCACGCGCGATATCATCAAAGTATAGGGTCCGAATGCTCTTGGCAAATACAGATTCAACCAAGGTGATTAGGCAAATCTTTTGTCTTAGGAAAGACTCATTCTTAGCTAGAATTGGGACATGAGGGATCCTCTCCTGCGAGAGCTGTCCAAAGTGCTCAAAATCGCCCACTGAGAGAGCATGCAAAAACTGGAATAGCCACTGGTATTGAGGGTCGCCTGCAATGCTAGCCATAATCGGGTGTTGCAAAAGCTCACCAAAGTTGTAGATATGGTCACCAAGCAGGGCAGCAATGCAGAGGTTGTATGCCAGCTGTTGCTGTTCAACCTTAGTCTGCGCAGGAACATTAGAATCAAGCGTTGACAGGTACAAAAGGCTGGTATAATAAAACGAGTTGAAGTCATGTTTAAGTTGGTAGTATTCCGCATTAGCCGAGTAAAACGCACCCGTGACAATCAGAGGAATAGAGTCGCGAGCTTCCAATGTCTCGCTGATGTCATTGAGCAAGTCGCGAGCAGCTACCAGATCACCCATTTTCAAATAGGTGCGCGCCTTCTCAATATCAATGTACAGGATGCCTTCAAAGTGACTTTTCAAGCCGTCATTCCGCTGCTTCTGCGCATCTATGGCACGAAACGCGTCCTGCAGGGAGTTGAGGTAATTCAGGTTCTCTTCGTAATTGCTGCTGTTTTTAATCGACAGCAGCAGAAAGTGCACCACCTTCAACTGGTTGATCTTGTCTTGAAACTTAGACACAAAGTTCAGGTATACACGTAGCCGCACTGGTTCCGAACGGTCATCTTGGAATAGTAATTCTAGCTTCTCGGTCAATTGGTGCCAGAGTTTCCGTTCGTACAATTCCTCAAACTCATAAAAAAGGCCCGCCATCTCCGGTTCCACCTCCAATCTCAGAGTACTCAATACAGTATCAATCTGTTGGGTCATCTTGCCTGTGTTGCTATCTATACCACTCTAACTCTGCTAATTAGGAGCTAGCGTTGTTCAAGCTTCATCATTTATTCAATAATAGGTGCTCGTTTGCCACCGAAACTGGTGAAGCCCTATGGAAGCTAGCTACGTTATAAGTGACTTTCGAGCGGAACCACATCGAGATCGGGTAAACCATTTGGGATGAGTGCTCAGACTGCAATGGTATCAATGGTGACTCGAGCGTTCTTCCAAGCGGTCAAGCAGTCTTTCAGCCAGTTCAGTAAAGTACGGGTGTAGTTCCGGAGAACCAGAGCCCATGTATCGTGCAGGTACATGATGAACCAGTCAAAACTGCGCGCCATAGACTCATTTACTTGCAACATATCGCGCTGGATAAGTTTATAACACTCATTCAGTTTTTCTAGATCGCCCTCAAGACGGGCTATCTCTCGAGCGCGCTCCTCATCCGAGAGCAAGTCGACATCAACATCGCCAGTGACAGGGCGCGTAGTGAGAGAGTCGTGCGTGCGGACGGAACCACTGCGTGACTTGAAAAGGCCAGTCCACTGGAGTTCTCCGGAGGGGCTTTTGCGCTGCTTGTGGAGATGCTGGGCGTCCAGACGCTGTACCGCCCGCGCAATGGTCGGCGATTCTTCGGCGTTCTGCTTGAGAGCCGCCTCGAGACGGGCCAGCTGTGCCTGGAAATTACGCAGTTCCTCGATCCGGCCCCTCCTTTTCTTGATGGTGGTGTCGATAATGTggaactgctgctgctttTGCATTCGAAAACGCAAGACTTCTCGGCCCTCCTGAACAAATTGTAACATCTCTCCGATCGGTTCCTCCAGTAAGATCATGATGTTCTCTACCAGTAGCTCGGAACTGACGTAGTTAACATCAACCGCTTGGCCAATCTTCTCTATCGCACGCGATAGGTCGCGGATCTGGTCCATCTGATGTGGCAGGTTAATAACGTTATCCTCGAGGCTAAAGGCGTTGTAGTATGCGCCTAGATCCGCGAGAGAGGATGCCAGCTGTTTGAAATGGATCTTTTTCTGCCGAGACGAGGCTAGGACTGGCTGGAGACACTTGTGGTACCGCAACAGCAACGACTCTAACTCGGTAAAGCGAATGTCATATTCGGGATTGTTGGTCTTCGGGCTGCCGTAGGACGTCGTACGCCGGGGCGGTGTGGGCAAAAGTAGATGCAGCGGGCTCGGTTTCGTCGGGTTCAGTGGTGGCGCAAGCAGATTGTTGGTCGGAAGGATCGACACCGGCGGCGTCAGCAGAACCTCGCTCCATATATACTCCGGGTTGAGAAACTTTTGAAAAACCGTGTGCTCACGGATGTCTGTAATATCGTGGCAGTTATTGAGAAAGCGCGATAGCAGACGTCGCCGCTTCTCGATGATCCGGATGTCGTTCTCTGCGTTCAGCGGATTCAGAAAGTAGCGGATCAACGGGTGTTTCGAAGGGATGGGCGGGATGATCACCGTCGGAAGCAGCCGTGCCAGCGCCTGCCGTAGTGAGTCAAACTCAGAGTACCGCCGAGTGACCTGCCGGCCCTCGTATGCTATCGTGTAGCCGATCGCATAGTTACCAAAGGTGTCCTTGTACTGTCCCGCGTCCACAATGCGCAGCGCCCCGAGGCTCCCCTCTGCATCCGGGTAGGACGCCGGCACCCGCGCTCGTCCGGGCGTCCGCACCTCTCCCTCCACCAGCACCGTGTCGATTCCGAACTCCGTAACCTCATCGCTGTGTCCGTCCGGGGCCCCAATACTGCCCATGCTCCCCGACGTCCAGCCGCCTGCGCTGCTCTCCCGCGGTCCTTCGCATTCTCCAAATAGACGGCTCATCATCTGCTCTCGCGTCTCCTGCACCGTCTCGTCCGCCGTGTCTACTTCTGCACTCAAGAAATCATCGTCGCCCTCAGGTACCGCCCCAATACCTGATGCATACAAGTGGTTCGTCCCAGAAAACGGATTGTTGTCCTCCTCATCTGATTCTCGAAACGAATTCATCCCGCAATAAGCCTCACAGCTCCTCTGCTGACCTTCCGGAGCTGTTACTATCTCTGGTTGTCACCACCCACCTTTGAGTCCCTTTTCCCTAGTTAAAAAAATGCTGGCCAAAAGTGCGCAACACCATCCACTCTTCACCAGAGCATAACAAGCCAATTCAACAGTTCAAGATGTCTAAACGTATGTACAGGTTCTGAACGATTCCAGAACGTCTACTgacagcagcagcgatCCTTAAGGCCTCCGATATTGTATGTATGGATTCCAGGACCGGGTAGGTGCAGACACTAACCAGCGTGCAGACGGACGAATTGCGTGACGAGATCTTCGGCATCAGCGTGCAGGCAGTGGAGCAGTTCCAGCTGGAGCGGGAGGTGGCTGCGTACATCAAGAAGGAGCTGGACAGCAAACATGGACAGACGTGGCACGTGATCGTGGGCAAGAACTTCGGGAGCTACGTCACGCATGAGAAAGGGCATTTCATATACTTCTACATTGGACCGCTAGCGTTTCTGGTATTCAAGACCGCCTGAGCGGCAGGTAAGTAGTAGATAGGTGGGCAGTGTTACTAGCGCGGCCCTGCTACTTACGGCTACTTTCATAGTAACATGGCGCATACATAATCTGGGTGATAAACTTGCCTTCGTAGCGAGTGGTACAACCGACGCTTATTATCTCATCACGGATGCTGCTCGTGAGTAAATGGTTGAGATTTACATGGGGGATGATGTGGGTGAAAGAGCTGCGCTTCACGTCGCCGGTGACACTGGAGCGCTGCAACTTGGTGAAGATCTCGTTGAGGTAGCTCGAGTTGAGGTACACGGGGAGATCTGGGACGGGATACTTCTCGACGAGCACCTCCTCGGCCTCCTGGGCAGACATCTTCCAATCCTCCTGCAAAAAGCGGAAGAGCTCGTCCTGATTACAATCCTGGATGTTTTCGTTGAAGGACCCGGGCGCCGTGTTAGGGTCGGGGGGACAGCCCTCGGGCTTGAATAGCTCGGGGATCTCGGTGCTGTACTGCAGCACGCAGCGCGGAATGGGTGAGAGTTCGATGCTGTTAGCGGACTTGTGGTGTGCAAGGAGGGGGCGCGCGGAACCAGAGCGGCTGATGCCGGTGTAGTCCGAGATGGGTGTGTTGGAGCGTTCTACGACTCGTGCGCGGCTAGACGATGACGTGCCGCGCTTGAGAAGCGGCGGCCGCccggccgccggcgccgtcAGCTGTGGCGACTCCGGCGGCATGGCAACTTCTTCTGGCGCGGGATCCCGGTAGGGCTCTGCTCGGTCATACCAGGGCACGACTTCGAACCAGTTCACAATGTTACTGTGCGAGTCTGTTGCGGTGGGCAGGAAGTTGGAGTGCCTCAATGCGCCGTTGATGAGAAACTGCAGCTTGTAGATGCCCGGCGGAAGGCGGAGGTCTGGCGCGACCCAGCATTGCTCGTCCTTGGAGAAGACCATAGCCACCTTCCGTTTGGAGTTTTTGTGTATAACCGACGCGATGTCCGGGCTGACGATCGACAGTTTGGTCCGCTGCGGGTCCAACAGGCAGTCGCGCCACTTGATGATCACCTCAACGAACTCTGCCTCCGCATCGCTATGCTGCTCCTCCGTCTCGGATTGTACCACGCCGCTGGCCGTTGCAGATAGAGCGGCCGCGCTGCACGGGAGTTTCTTTTTCTTTGCGTCTGGCTGTTTCGCCGTCTCAGCTGCCTGCTCGGCCGCACGTGTGGCGCCgcactgctgctgcagctgccgcttGCGTCTCAGGTCCTTCCGGACCACTGAGTCCACTAGGGACTCATTCAAAACGACCTCACTGGCCTCGATGTATTCTTCGACGTCCTGCGTGAATAGCGAAAGCAGCGACGAGCGCGTCGATGAATCATCTGCTCGGTGGGTCACTGACGCCGTATTCGTAGATGGGTTCGAGCACGGTATGTCAATCGTCGCAGACGGCACGTACTGTGCGGTGTCGATGTCCTCTGCGCGATGCCGGCTGTTCGTTTGCCCCTGCACCTGTATCAGGCTCTGTTTCAGGGCCGAGATGCTCGGCCTGTGCGTCTGCGATGCGAGCTCCGGAGACATCGACGCCTCTAGGTTCGTGTGCTCCACTGTCGCGGTCGACGGCCCGGGCGACCGGATGCCCTGCGTGCACGCGTCGAGCACCAGGCCCGCGAGATTGGGCATTCCCTGGCACGTCTCGCCCTGCTCGCTCGAGATGCTGCGCGCGTCTGCGTTCAGCGTGTAGTCGCACTTGAACATCGACGCAATCCCCCCGCTCGAGCCCGTTGCGCTGTCGCCAGCGCCCTGGAATTTCCACTTGCTGCGTGCGTGGTGTCTTCCGGAGAAGAGCTGCGATGTGATTGATTGCTGGCGCCCTCTGTCCGTGCTATCAGTTTCCCATTGGCTAGCGCCACTAGCCGCCGGCGTCCCTGCGCGCCCGTCACCCCGCCGCTTACTTCCTTCTGTGCTAGATACCGTATTCCCCATACTAAACTCCTCTACAGTGCTCTCCAATCTGCACACCTACACTGTGCGAGTTCTGTTGCATCTGAACGGGACGTCTGTGCAGGAATGTAGGGGAAAGTTCGCTCGGCTAAGGGCCATTACCCATCATGGCACACGTACGTCACGTGGTTACAGCccgccggccgccgcaATGAACCCGGGGGTCGGTGTCGTCAGTTACATTACTTCATAGACAAAATTACTTATTTGCAGGCTCCCGCCACTGACGGGGTTCCCAACCCGAGAGAGGCAAATGCAGGGTCCGCAGGCGGACCGGCTATGTCACGTAGTTGCTTGTGGGGCATGGTGCGTTAGGCCCCGTCGAGGTAGGAGAGAAAATCATCGTCGTGCTGGCCGGCCGCGAACTGGGGGGAATGCTCTAGCATGTCCACGGTCGGGTTGAGGTTGCCGGCCGACATCCAGGCGGCGTTTTCCGGCTGTGTCGCAGTGCCCAGCAGGGAGCTGAGATCCTGCATGCCCGTGTCGCCCAGCAGCATGCGATCGAAGTTCGCGCCGGGCGACCCGTTGCCCCACGTGTTGGAGAAGTCTGGGGCCTCCGGCGAGGCTGCGCTGATGGCGACCGCGTACGGCTTCGGCGAGACacggggcggcggcggtaTTCGGTCTTCCTCGTCCGTGATGAGCGCGTCGAAAGACGAAGACTGCGTTTGCGGCGCGGCGTAGAAGGACGAGGTGGACGAGTACGGCGACGGCACTTGCGACAGCAGCGCGCCGTCGGGCCCCGGCAGGCCCAGCTCGTAGTGCGCCTTCTTCCCCACGCCGTCTAGAGCGTCGTCCGCCGAGTCGCCTTCGCTCGGCTCGGGCTCCTGCAGCACCGTGCTCCCACGACACATCGTATCCAGCTGTGGGTTCCGC encodes the following:
- the DYN2 gene encoding dynein light chain (Syntenic homolog of Saccharomyces cerevisiae YDR424C (DYN2); 2-intron), whose product is MSKPAILKASDITDELRDEIFGISVQAVEQFQLEREVAAYIKKELDSKHGQTWHVIVGKNFGSYVTHEKGHFIYFYIGPLAFLVFKTA
- the RPN9 gene encoding proteasome regulatory particle lid subunit RPN9 (Syntenic homolog of Saccharomyces cerevisiae YDR427W (RPN9)), coding for MTQQIDTVLSTLRLEVEPEMAGLFYEFEELYERKLWHQLTEKLELLFQDDRSEPVRLRVYLNFVSKFQDKINQLKVVHFLLLSIKNSSNYEENLNYLNSLQDAFRAIDAQKQRNDGLKSHFEGILYIDIEKARTYLKMGDLVAARDLLNDISETLEARDSIPLIVTGAFYSANAEYYQLKHDFNSFYYTSLLYLSTLDSNVPAQTKVEQQQLAYNLCIAALLGDHIYNFGELLQHPIMASIAGDPQYQWLFQFLHALSVGDFEHFGQLSQERIPHVPILAKNESFLRQKICLITLVESVFAKSIRTLYFDDIARATHLPKDNVEHLVMKSISLGLLKGSIDQVEELVTITWVQPRIINEEQVNKMKGRLVEWDEQVTKLTAEIEASGKGIWV
- the SIP1 gene encoding Sip1p (Syntenic homolog of Saccharomyces cerevisiae YDR422C (SIP1)), producing MGNTVSSTEGSKRRGDGRAGTPAASGASQWETDSTDRGRQQSITSQLFSGRHHARSKWKFQGAGDSATGSSGGIASMFKCDYTLNADARSISSEQGETCQGMPNLAGLVLDACTQGIRSPGPSTATVEHTNLEASMSPELASQTHRPSISALKQSLIQVQGQTNSRHRAEDIDTAQYVPSATIDIPCSNPSTNTASVTHRADDSSTRSSLLSLFTQDVEEYIEASEVVLNESLVDSVVRKDLRRKRQLQQQCGATRAAEQAAETAKQPDAKKKKLPCSAAALSATASGVVQSETEEQHSDAEAEFVEVIIKWRDCLLDPQRTKLSIVSPDIASVIHKNSKRKVAMVFSKDEQCWVAPDLRLPPGIYKLQFLINGALRHSNFLPTATDSHSNIVNWFEVVPWYDRAEPYRDPAPEEVAMPPESPQLTAPAAGRPPLLKRGTSSSSRARVVERSNTPISDYTGISRSGSARPLLAHHKSANSIELSPIPRCVLQYSTEIPELFKPEGCPPDPNTAPGSFNENIQDCNQDELFRFLQEDWKMSAQEAEEVLVEKYPVPDLPVYLNSSYLNEIFTKLQRSSVTGDVKRSSFTHIIPHVNLNHLLTSSIRDEIISVGCTTRYEGKFITQIMYAPCYYESSRK
- a CDS encoding bZIP transcription factor (Syntenic homolog of Saccharomyces cerevisiae YML007W (YAP1) and YDR423C (CAD1)), with product MSTAGQVKRSFEEQDGPYVGETKRRGNKPGRKPLDTEAKNRRTAQNRAAQRAFRERKERKMRDLEDQVRRLEEERSSAECEVQSLRGHVIALVRELRRWRPDSKVLAALMRNPQLDTMCRGSTVLQEPEPSEGDSADDALDGVGKKAHYELGLPGPDGALLSQVPSPYSSTSSFYAAPQTQSSSFDALITDEEDRIPPPPRVSPKPYAVAISAASPEAPDFSNTWGNGSPGANFDRMLLGDTGMQDLSSLLGTATQPENAAWMSAGNLNPTVDMLEHSPQFAAGQHDDDFLSYLDGA
- the SNX41 gene encoding Snx41p (Syntenic homolog of Saccharomyces cerevisiae YDR425W (SNX41)), encoding MNSFRESDEEDNNPFSGTNHLYASGIGAVPEGDDDFLSAEVDTADETVQETREQMMSRLFGECEGPRESSAGGWTSGSMGSIGAPDGHSDEVTEFGIDTVLVEGEVRTPGRARVPASYPDAEGSLGALRIVDAGQYKDTFGNYAIGYTIAYEGRQVTRRYSEFDSLRQALARLLPTVIIPPIPSKHPLIRYFLNPLNAENDIRIIEKRRRLLSRFLNNCHDITDIREHTVFQKFLNPEYIWSEVLLTPPVSILPTNNLLAPPLNPTKPSPLHLLLPTPPRRTTSYGSPKTNNPEYDIRFTELESLLLRYHKCLQPVLASSRQKKIHFKQLASSLADLGAYYNAFSLEDNVINLPHQMDQIRDLSRAIEKIGQAVDVNYVSSELLVENIMILLEEPIGEMLQFVQEGREVLRFRMQKQQQFHIIDTTIKKRRGRIEELRNFQAQLARLEAALKQNAEESPTIARAVQRLDAQHLHKQRKSPSGELQWTGLFKSRSGSVRTHDSLTTRPVTGDVDVDLLSDEERAREIARLEGDLEKLNECYKLIQRDMLQVNESMARSFDWFIMYLHDTWALVLRNYTRTLLNWLKDCLTAWKNARVTIDTIAV